In the Ranitomeya imitator isolate aRanImi1 chromosome 2, aRanImi1.pri, whole genome shotgun sequence genome, ctccacaggtgttctatgggattcacgtctggactcattgctggccaccttagaagtctccagtgctttctctcaaaccattttctagtgctttttgaagtgtgtgtttgggtcattgtcatcctggaagacccatgacctctgagggagacccagctttctcaaaccgggccctacattatgctgcaaaatttgttggtaataatgccatgcacacggtcaagcagtcctgtgccagaggcagcaaagcaaccccaaaacatcagggaacctccgccatgtttgactgtagggaccatgtttttttctttgaatgcttctttttttctcctgtaaactctatgttgatgcctttgcccaaaaagctctacttttgtctcatctgaccagagaacattcgtccaaaacattttaggctttttcaggtaagttttggcaaactcctgcctggtttttttatgtctcggggtaagaagtggggtcttcctgggtctcctaccatagagacccttttcattcagacgccgacggatagtacgggttgacactgttgtacccttggactgcagggcagcttgaacttgtttggatgttagtcgaggttctttatccaacatccgcacaatcttgcgttgaaatctcttgtcaatttttcttttccgtccacatctagggaggttagccacagtgccatgggctttaaacttcttgatgacactgcgcacggtagacacaggaacattcaggcctttggagattgacttgtagccttgagattgcaaatgcttcctcacaatttggtttcgcaagtcctcagacagttctttgctctttcttttctccatgctcaatgtggtacacacaaggacacaggacagaggttgagtcaactttaatccatgtcaactggctgcaagtgtgatttagttattgccaacacctgttaggtgccacaggtaagttacaggtgctgttaattacacaaattagggaagcatcacatgatttttcgaacagtgccaatacttttgtccacccccttttttatgtttggtgtggaattatatccaatttgcctttaggacaattctttttgtgttttttcatttaagacaaattgaagataataataacaaagaatttgtgtttgcaatcattttcaggaagaaactgagtatcatctgacagaattgcaggggtgtcgatacttttggccacaaatgtatctatctatttatctatctatctatctattatctatctatctgtctattatatctatctatcaattatctatctatctattatacataaatctgtctatctattatatgtacagtatctatctatctattatctatctatctattatacatatatctgtctatctattatctatctattataccaatctattatctacagtattatctatctattatatctatctattatctatctattatctatctattttctatctatctattatctatctaccgtatatactcgagtataaggcgagattttcagcccaaatttttgggctgaaagtgcccctctcggcttatactcgagtcacggtagcggtggggttggcggttgagggggagagggcgctgaggtatacttacctagtcccagcgatcctgacgctccccctgccgtcccacggtgttctgtgctgcagcttcttcccctcttcagcggtcacgtgggaccgctcattacagaaatgaataggcggctccacctcccataggggtggagccgcctattcatttctctaatcagcagtgccggtgaccgctgacaggaagaggctgcagcacagaagacggggaggaaggcggggagcgccaggatcgctaggactaggtaagtatggcatatttacctgtccacgttccagccgccgggcgtcgctccatcttcccggcgcctccatcttcccggcgtctgcgctctgactgttcaggcagagggtgcgatgacgcatatagtgtgcgcggcaccctctgcctgatcagccagagcagagacgccgggaagatggaggcgccgggaccggacggcgggcgctgcaatcaagggaggtgagtatgtgttttttttttaattgcaccagcagcagcacagatttatgtggagcatctatggcgcagtatgaacggtgcagagcaatatatggggcatctgtgcagcatctatggggcaatatgaacggtgcagagcactgtatggggcatctgtgcagcatctatggggcaatatgaacggtgcagagcaatatatggggcatctgtgcagcatctatgaggcaatatgaacggtgcagagcactgtatggggcatctgtgcagcatctatggggcaatatgaacggtgcagagcaatatatggggcatctgtgcagcatctatgtggcaatatgaacggtgcagagcaatatatggggcatctgtgcagcatctatggggcaatatgaacggtgcagagcaatatatggggcatctgtgcagcatctatgtggcaatatgaacgatgcagagcaatatatggggcatctgtgcagcatctatggggcaatatgaacggtgcagagcaatatatggggcatctgtgcagcatctatggggcaatatgaacggtgcagagcaatatatggggcatctgtgcagcatctatggggcaatatgaacggtgcagagcactgtatggggcatctgtgcagcatctatggggcagtatgaacggtgcagagcaatatatggggcatctgtgcagcatctatggggcaatatgaacggtgcagagcaatatatggggcatctgtgcagcatctatggggcaatatgaacggtgcagagcactatatggggcatctgtgcagcatctatggggcaatatgaacggtgcagagcaatatatggggcatctgtgcagcatctatggggcaatatgaacggtgcagagcactgtatggggcatatgtgcagcatctatggggcaatatgaacggtgcagagcactgtggggcatctgtgcagcatctatgaggcaatatgaacggtgcagagcaatatatggggcatctgtgcagcatctatggggcaatatgaacggtgcagagcaatatatggggcatctgtgcagcatctatggggcaatatgaacggtgcagagcactgtatggggcatctgtgcagcatctatggggcagtatgaacggtgcagagcaatatatggggcatctgtgcagcatctatggggcaatatgaacggtgcagagcaatatatggggcatctgtgcagcatctatggggcaatatgaacggtgcagagcaatatatggggcatctgtgcagcatctatggggcaatatgaacggtgcagagcactgtatggggcatctgtgcagcatctatggggcaatatgaacggtgcagagcaatatatggggcatctgtgcagcatctatggggcaatatgaacggtgcagagcactgtatggggcatctgtgcagcatctatggggcaatatgaacggtgcagagcactgtatggggcatatgtgcagcatctatggggcaatatgaacggtgcagagcactgtatggggcatctgtgcagcatctatggggcaatatgaacggtgcagagcactgtatggggcatctgtgcagcatctatggggcaatatgaacggtgcagagcactgtatggggcatctgtgcagcatctatggggcaatatgaacggtgcagagcactgtatggggcatctgtgcagcatctatggggcaatatgaacggtgcagagcactgtttggggcacagatattgggcaaaaatgaacggtgcagagcatatatggggcacagatatggggcaatatgaacggtgcagagcactatatggcacagctatggggaaataatgatctatttttatttttgaaattcaccggtaaatgctgcatttccaccctaggcttatactcgagtcaataagttttcccagttttttgtggcaaaattaggggggtcggtttatactcgggtcggcttatactcgagtatatacggtatttatccatctatcatccatcTGTCTAGAAAAATaagaagatggagcatcacaagcATTGCTGCAAGCCCTGAGGTTGCATTTCACCAATCTGTGATACATATAAAGTGGGCAGAACTCAATACCTAATTACATGCAAAAAAAAACTGGTGTCATTATTGGCCCATTATTGGCCCATGTGAACAATTTATAAATGTTTTGACTCCAGAGCAAGTGAGCCTGTGGTATAGAAGCGCTCCTCCTCATCCCATCAATGTTttcatccttttaatatattgcagtcatattatatagcactgtgtacttgaaattgctcattttgcctttttacccagctAATGTTTCCCTTTTCTATTAGGTCTACGACACCACATGATTACAAATTGACTAGCTGATTCCTTCTAAATTCTATCTAATCCCTGtaatctctatgtagaaacaggtggTCTCTTTTAACTGAGTGAGTCATTCCCCTATTCAACTTTGGACCCAGCTACTCTGATGCtctcccctgccagggactttgcagttagaagaattgtagttctaatgatgactcatgcaggaaaaatagactgtttctacatagaacttaaAAGGatacagctagtcagtttttaatcatgtggtaTCATAGTCATAATGGAAAAGAAAACAATTAACTGGTTGGAAAGGTAAAACGAGCAATTgtgagtacacagtgccatataatatgatgattgcaatatattaagatgtaAATTTTCATGGGAGTgcttatttaaactttttttttagctttttatctatctatctatcttactatctatctatctatctatctatctatctatccaacatCTATCaaccccacttgccctgtagtggtgtcaagctgggttcatatttgtggggttgatgtcacctttatattgtccggtgacatcaagcccacggcttagtaatggagaggcatctataagacacttatccattactagttctatagtcatattgtaaattaatacacagccagaataaagtcctttatttgaaattaaaaaaacacacttttacatttttatttaaaaaatagcaaacacagttatattcaccaAACACCTATTCCATTGAAGCAATTGTCTCCtgtaaaaaccaaaaaaataaatgaaaaacaaccaTATGCCTCacttgtctgtcgttctgtcccacgctgtaatccatgtctgggataaacagttttccacctatatattatttaaataatttaaaaaactggcatcaggaccactctattcttgaaaaccagccttgctaaagctgacgatTGCAGCCCgtggctgtcagttttgcctggctggttatcaaacataCAAGGGAACCCatagctttttttattatttatttatagcacaggcgctgGCTGATAAATACTCCCTGTTATTGTCTACTACTTTGTATTATTTTAACCACTTCTGAACAACTCATAGACTTTAAATGTCCAAGCTTCTAGCTCCTAGTTTGCAGTGATGTTCTAAAACATCACTATATAGTAATGCTGCTACATGCGATCATCACAGCTTTACTCTGACCACCAAAGTCCATTAGAGAAATAACAGATTATTACTGTCTGTGCCTTCTCAATTGCTGTATACTCAGAGCTATAAAAGTGCTGTGTATGCAGTAGTAGGAACCAGTGTCGGTGTTTCCTCTTCCATATAAAAATGTCACGTaattgctgtatatggggagggatcGGGAACTGCTGGGTCATTGGACACCCGGACAGATCGGCTATGCGGCCAGGAGGCTGAATTTCCCCTGCAACTGGGGTTAATACACCAGCCACCATTATGACAGAAATaagataaaaatattaaaatattgaaAAGCCCACCAAAGTATTTTTAAGACGTTATGGGTGTCACAATGTATACAATAAATGAAAAATAagttaataaataattaaaaaatagcaagcaaaaaataaatatacaaaaagTGCCGCTGTCTCAATCTAAAtcgggaaagaaggaaagaaagaaaggaaggaaggaaggaaggaaggaaggaaggaaggagcacAAGCAAAAGTGCAGGTATTAGTGTCAGCCCACAGGTGGTAATGCAGCAACCTAACAAAAAAGCAAAGAAGTGGGCAGCACTAATTAGTAAATTCCATGCAAAAAGTGATGTACATTTTGGACGATGTGAATAGATTCCAACAGCTATTTGCATGGAATTTGACAGACAGAtaaatattgatagatagataattctTTTACTTTGTcattgactcacaatccagaaacatcagtggctggatgaaagaagcaagagtctgtttggatcccagaaactcactcagcttttatgcacacactgattacaagcaaacaggtcacaggtgaggatgttacctttagtggcCAGTCAAtcccatttgtgtcaatttctgtgcatgttatcaggccacaatcaccagggtatgtgaacttttgatcagggtcatttggatgttttgggttgtcattatgatttaaaaagagaaaacacagtagtctgacaataaatggcttcactcaaccactaactatgagtggagaaaaaggttttggtgatatcattcatattctctgaaaagaagaccaagaaagcaaaaattctgccgaggtatgtaaacttttgagcacaactgtagatagataatagatagatattagaaaaaattgAACAGCACACTATTTATCCAAGCATAGTGGGTGTAAGGCCTCCCAAGCAAAATATCCATTATTTGCAAAAATATAGACACAAAAAAGCAGGCAGCTTTTTTGCtccgagatagagagatagatagatagatagatagatagatagatagatagatagatagatagatagataatttgtAGATGGATGGATAAATAGATTGATATTaataaaaaatgaaggcagcacaccatttgaGAAAAATAGAAATTGTGGTTTAACAGCCCATAGGGGCTCAACGATATTTGGTCTCACCTGAGAACCTTTTTTCTCAGTTGACCTAAAACGTCGCTGGGCCCTATGGGCTATTAAACCACAATTTCTATTTTTCtcaaatggtgtgctgccttcattttttgttAATATTTGGAGAATTGCTCCATGTCTGGAAGGCTTTTGGCACCCATACTATTACATGGTTTGCTAGTGCTGCTTTCTTTTTTTCTCGATAGATAGATAtttgtagatagatagacagataatacatagataatatatagataatagatggatagatagatagatacataatatatatagatagatataataaaagatagatactgtagataatagatagataatagatagatagatagatagatagatagatagatagatagacagataatagatagataaatagacagatgatagatagatagatagatagatagatagatagatagatagatacataatatatatagatataataaataatatatagataatagatagagatatatagacagataatagatagatagatagatagatagatagatagatagataatagatacatagtaacatagtaacatagtaacatagttagtaaggccgaaaaaagacatttgtccatccagttcagcctatattccatcataataaatccccagatctacgtccttctacagaacctaattgtatgatacaatattgttctgctccaggaagacatccaggcctctcttgaacccctcgactgagttcgccatcaccacctcctcaggcaagcaattccagatagataatagatagatagatagatagatagatagataatagatagttagataatagatagatagataatatatagatagatagatagatagatagatagatagatagatagatagataatagatagataaatagataatagatagatagataataataataataataataatctttatttatattgtgccaacaaattccgcagcgctttacagtttaacagtttcaaacacaataatagatagatatgagatagatagatagatgatagatagatagtagacagatagatgatagatagatagatagatagatagatagatagatagataatagatagatagataatagatagataatagatagatagatagatagatagatagataatagatagatagatagatgacagatagatagatagatagatagatagatagatagatagatagatagatagatagataatagatagatagatgatagatagataatagatagatagataatagatagatagatagatagatagatagatagatagatagatagatagatgacagatagatagatagatagatagatagataatagatagataatagatagataaatagataatagatagatagtagacagatagataatagatagatagatagataatagatagatagatagatagatagatagatagatagatagataatagatagatagatagatagatagatagatgatagatagatagataatagatagatagatgatagatagatagatgatagatagatgatagatagatagatagatagataatagatagatagtagacagatagatgatagatagataatagatagatagatgatagatagataatagataatagatagatagataatagatagatagatagatgatagatagatagataatagatagatagtagacagatagatgatagatagataatagatagatagatgatagatagataatagataatagatagatagataatagatagatagatagatagataatagataaaatatATAAAGAAGACTGATTGAAATTGAAAGTCAGTAAAGATTATACTTTTAGTACAATAATTTATTAACTCACTAGATTTCCAATAAAGATTTTAATGCATTTACACAAAGGTAAAATCTTTCAAAGCAATAAATATCCTAATAATAACTGGCATGTATTTATGTAGATTTGACATTGATTGCATTTATCTGTGCTTGTACTCGCTAAATCAAATAAAAGGAGAAAAAAGTAAATATTGCTAAATATTCTTGTTAAATGCATTCATTACTAGTAATAATTATGAATATTTAGAATAAATCACTGGTCATTGCCTCTCCGTCTCCATAATGTGATTAATAACAATATTCGGCTAGTAATGATGCGTAGACATAAGAGCGGGGTCTTTGGATAAATGCGCACAAGCGGGGGGCCGGCCACTTTGTATCCTTGAATAGAGACTTGCAGTCACGCTTTGCCAGCTGTAATTTTTGTAGCTAGTAATTTCCTCTCTTGGATGCCTTCTCTTTCATTGTCTCGGGAGCAGAGAGCAGCAGATCCTCTTACTATGAGCCGCATGCTGTGCGATGTAACAGTCCATGCACACAATGGTATCAGGATACATCCTCAGCCACCTGACTGCCTGCTGTTCATCAGGGCTCAGGGGAAGTCTGGAGGAGTGAGGGTTTGATGATGCTCTGGAGTGATCTCACTGCCTCCAGCTCATCTTTCAGAAAGGAGGAGTCCATGGCTCTCCAAACTCCGCCAATCCATGAATTACGAGGAGGGGTCCGGGCCACTGATACTGTGATAAGAGTCAGACAATAACAACACACTAAAAAGAGCAAAGCTGAACCAAATTCCAACCTGCTCATGCACTAGCCACAAGGCTTTCCACACTGCCCTTCAAGATGATGTCCATGAACAGCAAGCAGCCTTTCAGCATGCATCCCATGCTACATGAGCCGAAATATGCCCCTCTCCACACGAGCTCGGAAGCCATCCGCAGAGCATGTCTGCCCGCACCCCAGGTAAGCGTTTAACAATTTGATGAAATTATATGGCTACTCAACTGTGCAAGAAATTTGGAGACCAGAATACTGTTTTCCTTATAAATTGGGTAATGTCAACTCCTTGGTCTAGAGAATGCAAAGTGTTAATTCATTCTGAAAAAATTTGATTGCATTGGATAATGTTGTGGTGCGATAATTTGTACGGCACATGTTggtattatatttttttaaatcgagGTGTTATGAACTTTGCCAAGATTCTTACCTGTCTTTTATTCTCTTATTTTTAGCTTCAAAGCAATATCTTTGCTGGATTCGATGAAACTTTACTCAGAGGAGCCGAAGCTTTGGCTGCTGTGGATATTGTAACTCAGAAAACACATCCGTTCAAGCCAGATGCCACCTACCACACCATGAACAGCGTGTCCTGCACGCCAACCTCTTCGTCAGTGCATCTGCATCACCCTTCAGTTTTGACAACTCATCATtcacatcaccatcatcatcaccatcagccTTCACAGGGCTTAGATGGAGAACTTCTAGATCACCTAAACCCTACCCTTACCTTAGGAGGTGTCCCGGGACAAGATGTCGGATCAACAAACTCCCATCCTCACGTTCATATGTCTGCCATTAACCACATGGCCCACCATGCACAGTCTATGAACATTTCTCACAACCATGCCCTGGTAACGCATACAGCCATCTCCTGCTCCGAAAACGAGACAGACCCAAGAGAACTTGAATCTTTTGCAGAACGATTCAAACAAAGGAGAATAAAACTTGGTGTAACTCAGGCCGATGTTGGTTCTGCCTTGGCCAATCTGAAGATCCCAGGTGTTGGTTGTCTTAGTCAAAGCACCATTTGCAGGTTTGAGTCTCTCACGTTATCTCATAACAACATGGTGGCCTTAAAGCCCATTTTGGAAGCCTGGTTAGAAGAAGCAGAAAGAGCTCAAAGGGAAAAAATGACCAAGCCTGAAATTTTTACCGGGGGTGACAAAAAACGCAAGCGTACTTCTATTGCTGCCCCCGAAAAAAGGTCACTAGAAGCTTATTTTGCTGTTCAGCCAAGACCTTCTTCAGAAAAGATTGCAGCGATTGCAGAAAAGCTAGACTTAAAAAAGAATGTAGTGCGGGTCTGGTTTTGTAATCAGAGGCAGAAACAGAAAAGAATGAAGTTTTCGGCGACATACTGAGAAGTGCTGCTCTCTTTTCGAACTGACCAATTAACTGTTTTCAATCTAAGGGAATTTAGATACAGTCAACCTTGAGATGAATTTGATATAAGGACTGGGACATACAGTAGTAGCCACCTGTAAAGCTGTGCTGGTGAGTGGAATGTTTGGGATGGTGTCTTTGGTTGGGTGTCTACGACCAAAAAAATCTCCCTTGACTGTAAAATTCCAAAAattatcaaaattaaaaaaaagctaaaaaaacaaaaacaaatcaaaaGGATCGGGAAAGCGAAACTTGAAATCCTCTATGACTTTTCTCTAAGTTTGAACTCCCCTTTTATATTTATTATTGTAAATATTAACCTGTGATGATGATGATATTGCACCAGTGGTTAAAAGGTTTAAGTTATTGACTTATTTAATTTGCTATAACGCACACACACACCCAAATCCTCCCAAACCAAACACAATTTTATTTGATAGAACCGGAAACCCATCGACTTCCGACAGTTCTTGTCTCTGCATGGTTGTATTCGCCCTCCAATAACTGTTTTGTTTCTACCTCATCATTTGCTAGAAAGCACATGTTCAGACTCAGTAGGAAACAGCGAGTAAGTTCAAATAGTCATGACCCTGCAATTCCACTACAAAGATGCTTCGACAATCAAATTAGTTTCTTCACAATTTTTTCTCCTCCTCCCCCCTTAGGTTCTCCCTTGAAATGGATATGACATTGTATGTTCAAGTGCATATTTGTCTATAGCATTTCAGCACAAGTTCACCATTTGTGTGCGCGTGTAACTTTAATTTAAGAAAAATACGAATTgacgactttttttttttatatatttaaaggtTTTAACTTATATATAATCAATTTCACAATGGATACTTAAGGTTCATTATTTTGGAAATATTTAAATATTTGCACTTTTTTCTGGCAAGATACAAGTTGCTTGGCATAATAGAGGGACTTCCCATCtgtttatttctttcttttttttttctttttttttatggagCTTTTAATTTTCTATGTGTGTAAAGAAAGGAATTTTGTGTCTGTGTATGCTACAG is a window encoding:
- the LOC138661899 gene encoding brain-specific homeobox/POU domain protein 3; protein product: MMSMNSKQPFSMHPMLHEPKYAPLHTSSEAIRRACLPAPQLQSNIFAGFDETLLRGAEALAAVDIVTQKTHPFKPDATYHTMNSVSCTPTSSSVHLHHPSVLTTHHSHHHHHHHQPSQGLDGELLDHLNPTLTLGGVPGQDVGSTNSHPHVHMSAINHMAHHAQSMNISHNHALVTHTAISCSENETDPRELESFAERFKQRRIKLGVTQADVGSALANLKIPGVGCLSQSTICRFESLTLSHNNMVALKPILEAWLEEAERAQREKMTKPEIFTGGDKKRKRTSIAAPEKRSLEAYFAVQPRPSSEKIAAIAEKLDLKKNVVRVWFCNQRQKQKRMKFSATY